A genome region from Clostridium pasteurianum includes the following:
- a CDS encoding adenylosuccinate synthase: MSAFIVLGAQWGDEGKGKMTDYLAQGADVVVRSQGGNNAGHTVKVGEKKYALHLIPSGILYKDKINVIGNGVVLDPKAMFEEINYLEELGVEVTPEKLMVSDRTHLIMPYHRALDGASEKHRGKNDIGTTGKGIGPCYTDKAERSGIRVCDLLHPDVFKEKLKANLQIKNAILTKVYDMKPFDYNEICEEYLAYGEKLRPFVKDTSVVVYNEIKKGKKVLFEGAQGNLLDIDYGTYPYVTSSNTIGGGVCPGSAIGPTMITNAVGIAKAYTTRVGKGPFPTELLDDMGNRIREAGHEYGVTTGRARRCGWLDIVILKQAARVSGLTSFAITKMDTLAGIEKVKMCVGYDFNGKVIDYVPASLEDLALCKPVYEEFEGWDASVADARSYDELPTNAKKYLKRVEELTETKISIVSVGPERSHTIEVSDI, translated from the coding sequence ATGTCAGCATTTATTGTTTTAGGCGCCCAATGGGGAGATGAAGGAAAAGGTAAGATGACAGATTATCTTGCACAAGGAGCTGACGTGGTAGTTAGATCTCAAGGTGGTAATAATGCAGGTCATACTGTTAAAGTAGGAGAAAAGAAATATGCACTTCATTTGATACCATCTGGAATATTGTATAAAGACAAAATTAATGTTATTGGAAATGGTGTTGTGCTAGATCCAAAAGCTATGTTTGAGGAAATAAATTATTTAGAAGAATTAGGAGTTGAAGTTACTCCCGAAAAACTGATGGTAAGTGATAGAACACATTTAATAATGCCATATCATAGAGCTCTTGATGGAGCTAGTGAAAAACATAGAGGCAAGAATGATATAGGAACAACGGGCAAAGGAATAGGCCCTTGTTATACAGATAAGGCAGAAAGGTCAGGAATAAGAGTTTGTGATTTACTGCATCCTGATGTTTTCAAAGAAAAGTTAAAGGCAAATTTGCAGATTAAAAATGCAATACTTACTAAAGTATATGATATGAAGCCTTTTGATTATAATGAAATATGTGAAGAGTATCTTGCTTATGGTGAAAAATTAAGACCTTTTGTTAAAGATACTTCTGTTGTAGTTTATAACGAAATAAAGAAGGGGAAAAAAGTTCTATTTGAGGGAGCTCAAGGAAACCTTCTTGATATAGATTATGGAACTTATCCATACGTTACATCATCAAATACTATAGGTGGAGGAGTTTGTCCAGGTTCAGCAATAGGACCGACTATGATAACTAATGCAGTTGGAATAGCTAAAGCTTATACGACTAGAGTTGGTAAAGGACCTTTCCCTACAGAACTTCTTGATGATATGGGAAATAGAATAAGAGAAGCTGGTCATGAGTATGGAGTTACTACTGGAAGAGCAAGAAGATGCGGCTGGCTCGACATTGTAATATTAAAGCAGGCAGCTAGAGTATCAGGGCTTACAAGCTTTGCTATAACTAAAATGGATACACTTGCAGGCATAGAAAAAGTAAAAATGTGTGTAGGCTATGATTTTAATGGTAAAGTTATAGATTATGTTCCAGCTAGCCTTGAAGACTTAGCTTTGTGTAAACCAGTATATGAAGAGTTTGAAGGTTGGGATGCTAGTGTAGCTGATGCTAGAAGCTATGATGAACTTCCTACAAATGCAAAGAAATATTTAAAGAGAGTAGAGGAACTTACAGAAACAAAGATATCAATAGTTTCTGTTGGACCAGAAAGAAGTCATACTATAGAGGTTTCAGATATATAG
- a CDS encoding glycosyltransferase family 4 protein: MKILITTDTYYPMINGVVVSTNNLYRQLKKEGYDVKILTLSYNGNEYIEGDVYYLNSRFAKVYPDARIMKPFGNTIISKIIEWGPQIIHSQTEFSTMLVAKYIRRKLDIPQVHTYHTMYEDYLKYFLGGKVIGKAAMARIIKVLFNTFDEIIAPTEKVKDALRKYEVYKDIKIIPTGIEIEEFQEDFKKNEKEEILGKYGLTGKDNILVYVGRAAEEKNIQEIIQLFSKAIKEVEDIKLLIVGGGPYLPELKKLASKYKVQDFVKFTGMVKRSEVHKYYKLGFAFVTASKSETQGLTYIEALASGCPVICKWDLCVKDLIINGITGFTYTNERQFVRAVKMLKTNLHLREQIAFNARKKSYLYSEEKFARSAMEVYEDLLLNRVVRRKNLAQMIRTIF; encoded by the coding sequence ATGAAAATTTTAATAACAACAGACACTTACTACCCTATGATAAATGGTGTGGTGGTATCAACAAATAACCTCTATAGGCAATTAAAGAAAGAAGGTTATGATGTTAAGATACTCACCTTATCTTATAATGGAAATGAGTATATAGAAGGGGACGTGTATTATCTTAATTCCCGTTTTGCTAAAGTATATCCTGATGCTAGGATAATGAAGCCATTTGGAAATACAATAATAAGTAAAATAATAGAGTGGGGTCCTCAAATAATACATTCTCAAACAGAATTTTCTACGATGTTAGTGGCTAAATATATTAGGAGAAAATTAGATATACCCCAGGTACATACATATCATACAATGTATGAAGATTACCTTAAGTATTTCTTGGGAGGTAAAGTTATAGGAAAGGCTGCAATGGCCAGGATAATTAAAGTGCTATTTAATACATTTGATGAAATTATAGCACCAACAGAAAAGGTAAAAGATGCTCTTAGAAAATATGAGGTATATAAAGATATAAAAATTATACCAACGGGAATAGAGATAGAAGAATTTCAAGAAGATTTCAAGAAAAACGAGAAAGAGGAAATCTTAGGTAAATACGGATTGACGGGCAAAGATAATATATTAGTATATGTTGGAAGAGCAGCAGAAGAAAAAAACATACAGGAAATAATACAGTTATTTAGTAAAGCCATAAAAGAAGTAGAGGACATTAAACTCTTAATAGTTGGAGGGGGACCGTATCTTCCAGAACTTAAAAAGTTAGCTTCTAAATATAAAGTCCAGGATTTTGTGAAATTTACAGGTATGGTTAAAAGGAGCGAAGTACATAAATATTATAAGTTAGGATTTGCATTTGTAACAGCATCTAAAAGTGAGACTCAAGGATTGACATATATTGAGGCACTTGCTAGCGGGTGTCCAGTAATATGCAAATGGGATTTATGCGTGAAAGATCTGATTATAAATGGAATTACAGGTTTTACATATACAAATGAAAGACAATTTGTAAGAGCTGTGAAAATGCTAAAAACCAATTTACATCTCAGAGAACAAATTGCTTTTAATGCAAGAAAAAAGTCTTATTTATATTCAGAAGAAAAGTTTGCAAGAAGTGCCATGGAAGTTTATGAAGATTTACTTTTAAATAGAGTTGTACGGAGAAAAAATTTGGCCCAAATGATACGAACGATATTCTGA
- a CDS encoding DUF1858 domain-containing protein produces MQVVTKDMTIGEVVRNNPGSAEILMSFGMGCVCCPSAQGETIEEAAMVHGLDADDLIKALNSNEEK; encoded by the coding sequence ATGCAAGTGGTAACTAAGGATATGACTATTGGTGAAGTTGTAAGAAATAATCCTGGTTCAGCTGAAATATTAATGAGTTTCGGAATGGGATGCGTTTGTTGTCCATCAGCTCAAGGTGAAACAATAGAAGAAGCTGCTATGGTTCATGGTTTAGATGCTGATGATCTTATTAAAGCTTTAAATAGTAATGAAGAAAAATAG
- a CDS encoding acyl-ACP thioesterase domain-containing protein: MRILDKIVTKKNYDIHIYEVDSHGKATIASIMSYLEDLATYQTEKLGMSLKYFRDNKIAWVVYKWEVHMDKYPEYGDRIEVSTLPYSIRKFYAYRKYEIFNKGERIGYANSLWFLIDTEKRKPCRITNNIYKMYNLTEEDNEQIPFDRLRKLKQVDYKNSFKVRYSDIDTNKHVNNVKYVSWVLENVPMEIISEHEISDLKVMYQKETAYGETIEVMTNMEEKEGKYIFNHSINNSEGESLTLVKTEFRK; encoded by the coding sequence GTGAGAATATTGGACAAGATTGTTACTAAAAAAAATTATGATATTCATATATACGAAGTTGATTCTCATGGTAAAGCTACTATTGCATCTATAATGAGTTACTTAGAGGATTTAGCTACTTATCAGACTGAAAAATTGGGCATGAGTCTAAAATATTTTAGGGATAATAAAATTGCATGGGTAGTTTATAAATGGGAAGTACACATGGATAAATACCCTGAATATGGAGACAGGATAGAAGTTTCAACTTTGCCATATTCCATAAGAAAGTTTTATGCATATAGAAAGTATGAAATTTTTAATAAAGGCGAGAGAATAGGATATGCTAATTCACTATGGTTTCTTATAGATACTGAAAAGAGAAAGCCATGCAGAATAACCAATAACATATATAAAATGTACAACCTTACGGAGGAAGATAATGAGCAAATTCCTTTTGATAGACTTAGAAAATTAAAACAAGTTGATTATAAAAACAGTTTTAAGGTAAGATACAGTGATATAGATACCAATAAACATGTTAATAATGTAAAATACGTATCATGGGTATTAGAAAATGTTCCTATGGAAATTATAAGTGAACATGAAATTTCTGATTTGAAGGTTATGTATCAAAAAGAAACAGCTTATGGAGAGACAATTGAAGTAATGACTAATATGGAAGAAAAAGAGGGTAAGTATATTTTTAATCATTCAATAAACAATTCTGAAGGTGAAAGTTTAACTTTAGTAAAAACCGAATTTCGCAAATAA